GCTCTCCACGCTCGCCCAGTCGCTCACCACGAAGCCCTTGAACTTCCACTCCTTGCGCAGCACATCGTCCAGCAACCACTTGTTGCCCGTCGCCGGAACCCCGTTCAAATCCATGTACGCCGACATCACCGTAGCCGCGCCCGCATCCACCGCCGCCTTGTAAGGCCGCAGGTACGTATTCTGCAACTGTTCCTCGGAGAGATCAACGCTGTCATAGTCGCGACCACCCACTGCTCCGCCATACCCCGCAAAGTGCTTCACCGAAACCAGGATGTGTTCCGATGCCCCCACGTACTCGCCCTGAAACCCCTTCACCTGCGCCGCCGCCATCGCCTCGCCCAGCACCGGGTCCTCGCCCGCGCCCTCCATGATCCGTCCCCACCGAGCATCCCGCGCAATGTCCACCATCGGCGCAAACGCCCACTCGATGCCCGCCGCCCGAGCCTCCTGCGCCGCCATCGCCTGCGTCCGCGTCACCAGCGCCGGGTCCCATGACGAAGCCATCGCCAGCGGGATCGGTGCAATCGTCCTGAACCCATGAATCACGTCATAGCCAAAGATCAGCGGGATATGCAGCCGCGACTCCGTCACCGCAATCTTCTGCAGCTCATTGATCCGCACCGGGTCCGTGAAGAACAGAAAGCTCCCCGTTCCGCCGGTGCGCACCAGCTCCTCAGCCTTCGCCGCAGGCGTATACATCGGCTGCCCAGCCGTCTGCTCCATCTGCCCGATCTTCTCGGCCAGCGTCATCTTCTTCACCAGCGAATCGACAAAACGATTCACCTCCGCCTCGCTCGGGGCCTTCGAGGTCTGGGCATAGAGCCCCGCAGTGGTCACGGCAAAAGCCGCCGCAAGAAGCGATACGCCACAAGAAAACACGGAGAACAAACGTTTGCTTCGATACATTCTGGCTTTCCTTTTGGTCTTCAACACTCTACCGGCTGAGCCGCAGCCTTGGCAAAACAAACCTTTGTCTTCGATTCCTTTCGCGGCTCCGATTTCTTCCTGTTGTTTGTCATTCCCGAAGGGAATCTGCTTTCCCGCGCGAAGCCCCTTGACACCACACCCACGGCCACCATCTCCTATCCCTTGCATGGCCAACCCCAAACACCCCGTCATTCTGAGCCGAAGGCGAAGAATCCCCGCATTCCTCCCGCAGCCGCACAAAGCCTGGTTCAGGCACAAAACTGGGTGCCCCGTATCTGGCAGCTTCATCGCCACAACTCCGTGCCCCATTCATCGCAGTCTCACCGCGATGAGTGGGCTAGCCGCCATCCTCCTCACCGCCTCCCTCACCGCCCTATCCCAGGAAAAAATCACCTTCACCAACACAGCCCCCGAATCCCACCTCGCCTTCACCCTCCACAGCAGCACCAGCCCCCACCGCTACTCCATCGAGACCATGACCGGTGGCATCGCCGCCTTCGACTACGACAACGACGGCCTCCTCGACCTCTTCTTCACCAACGGCGCCGACGTCCCATCCCTCGAAAAGTCCAACCCCACCTTCCTCAACCGACTCTTCCACAACAACGGCGACGGCACCTTCACCGACGTCACCGAAAAGGCCGGCGTCGGTGGCCTCGGCTACTCCATGGGCGTCGCCGCCGCCGACTTCGACAACGACGGCTTCACCGACCTCTACGTCACCGGCGTCAACCACAACCAGCTCCTCCACAACAACGGCAACGGCACCTTCACCGACATCACCACCAAAGCAGGCGTAACCGGCATCATCCCCGGCATCGGCAAAGCCTGGTCCGTCACCGCCGGCTGGATCGACTACAACCACGACGGCCTACTCGACCTCTTCGTCGTCAACTACCTCAACTACGACCTCAAGACCGCCGCCAGTTGCAGCACCCACAAGATCGTCACCTACTGCTCACCCGACGACTTCGCCGGCCTGCCCAACATCCTCTACCGCAACAACGGCGACGGCACCTTCACCGACGTCTCCAAAGAATCGAGGGTCGGCAGCTACATCGGCAAAGGCATGGGCGTGGCCTTCGCCGACTACGACGGGGACGGCTTCACCGACATCTTCGTCTCCAACGACACCTTCCCCAACCTCCTCCTCCACAACAACGGCGACGGCACCTTCACCGACCAGGCCACCTCCGCCGGCGTCGCCTACAACCAGATGGGCAAGACCGTCGCCGGCATGGGCGCGGACTTCCGCGACCTCGACAACGACGGCCGCCCCGACATCTTCCACACCGCCATGTTCGGCGACGCCTTCCCCCTCTACCGCAACCTCGGCGACGGCCAGTTCGAAGACGTCACCAGCCCCTCCGGCATCAGCCTCTCAACGGTCAAGCTCACGGGCTGGGGCACCGGTGCCTTCGACTTCGACAACGACGGCCTCAAGGACATCTTCACCGCCAACGCCGCCATCCTCGACAACTCCGCCATCGTCGAGCACCAGCCCTACCCACTCCCCAACGCCATCTTCCGCAACGTCGGGAGTATGGGCAGCATGACCTTCAAAGACGTAAGCGCCAGCGCCGGCCCAGCCTTCAAACTCTCCGCCCCGCATCGCGGCGCAGCCTTTGGTGACTTCAACAACGACGGCAAGATCGACATAGCCGTAACCGTCCTCAACGGCCCCGCCGAACTCCTGATGAACCGCACCGAAGCCCACAACCACTGGATCATCCTCAAGCTGGTAGGCGTGCGCGATGGCAAGGGTGGCGACAACCGCGACGGCTTAGGCACGCAGGTAAAAATCACCACGTCACGAGGCAGCCAGTACAACGAAGCCACCACCGCCACCAGCTACAACTCCTCCAGCGACAAGCGCGTCCACTTCGGCCTCGGCGACGCCACCCTCATCGACACCATCGAACTCCGCTGGCCCACCGGCATCCACCAGACCCTCCACAACATCAAGCCCGACCAGATCCTCACCATCACCGAACACGCCGACCCAAAGCCCTAACCGACCTCCTGGCGACAGATGGGTGCCCCCTATCTGGCAGGCTTCATCGCCAGATGTGGGAGTGCCGCCACCAACCCTCAAGTGCACTTCTGAATGACGGGGCTTCATTGAAAAGGGAGGAGCGGCGGGCTTCAGCCCGAGGGAAAAACCGCCTCCCAGGAGTGGCTTTAGCCTCGGAGAGCGACACACACCCTTCTCCAACATCCCACCTAAGCGTCACTCCCCGTCCCACCCCCGTCCCACCCCTTCACCCCTCCGATTACCCTCCCCCATGCAACCATCAACTAGCTGCGGACTGACATCTACGTCCGTCGCAAGGGGGCTACCATCAGCGTTCGAATGAGGCTAGGCGATCTGCTCGTCCGCGCGAAGCTGGTGACCGCGACCCAGATCGCGCAGGCGCTCCAGCTCCAGGCCCGCCAGGGCGGCCGCCTCGGCGACCACCTCGTCGCCCTCGGTGCCGTCACCCACAAGGCCCTCGAAGCCTTCCTCAACCGCATGCCCGCCGAGCCCCGCGACCTCGACTCCACTGGCATCGACTCCAAGGAACTCCTCACCCTCCTCCTCAAGCTCATTCACCAGAATCAGCTCGAGTCCGTCCGCCAGTTCGTCGACGCCATCAAGCTCCCTGCAACCCTCGTCAAGGAGCTCGTCAAAACCGCCGTCGAACGCCGCTTCCTCCTCGCCCGCGGCCTTCGCCCCACCGACACCGCCATGGAGATGAGCTACACCATGTCCGACGAGGGCCGCCGCTACACCCTCGACGCCCTCCAGCAGCTCCGCTACATCGGCCCCGCACCCGTCTCCCTCGAAGACTTCACCTACCAGGTCAACTTGCAGAAGCTCACCAACGAGACCGTCACAATCGACCGCGTCCGCGAGGCTCTCCGCGATCTCCAGTTCGACAACCTCATCGTCGAACAGGTCGGCCCCGCCCTCAACGCCGGCCGCGCCATGCTCCTCTACGGCCCTCCCGGCAACGGCAAGACCTCAGCCGCCCTCCGCCTCGCCAGCCTCTTCAACGACGTCATCTACGTCCCCTACGCCGTCACCGTCGACGGCCAGATCATCACCTTCTATGATCCAAGCATCCACGCACACATTCCGGGCACCGGCCCCAACGCACTCGCCTCCGACCTCGACGCCGGCGACGGCCCATCGCTCCTCCGCAAGGAAGCCTACGACCTCCGCTGGATCCCCTGCCGCCGCCCCTTCGTCGTCGCCGGCGGCGAACTCACCCTCGAGATGCTCGAGCTCTCCTACGACCACATCTCCCACATCTACGAAGCTCCGCTGCACATGAAGGTCCTCGGCGGCTGCTTCGTCATCGACGACTTCGGACGCCAGCTCGTCAGCCCCACCAAGCTCCTCAACCGCTGGATCGTCCCGCTAGAAAGCGCCGTCGACTACCTCAAACTACACACCGGCAAGAGCTTCTCCGTCCCCTTCGACGAACTCGTCATCTTCTCGACCAACTTAGAGCCCGAAGACCTCATGGACCCGGCCTTCCTCCGTCGCCTGCCCTATAAGATCGAGATCGGCGCTCCCGACCTCAAGCTCTTCCGCCGCATCTTCGACAACCAACTCGAACCCCACGGCATCCAGATCGACGACGAACAGTTCCACTGCATCGTCCACAAGATCCGCGACGAAAAGGGCCTTCCCCTGGCCGCCTTCCAACCCCGCTTCATCGTCGACCAGATCGTAGCCACCAGCCGCTTCCTCGGCCAGCCCGTCCGCCTCGAACAGCGCTTCATCGACTACGCCATCGACAACCTCTGCGTCCGCCGCAACTCCTAGCCCGAGCCACCAGACGGGTGCCCCATCCATCGCGTCTTTGTCTCTCGCGATGGGTGGGACATTCGTGCGAAGCGCGAACCGCTCCCGCCCAAATCCTGGGTGCTCCATGTCTCGCCTTTGAGACATGGGAGGTACACCGCTTCCTCGTCCCGTCAGGCGCCCAAGCTAAAATCAATCCCATGTCCCACACCGCTACTCCCGACCAGGCCTACACTCACGCGATCGACCAGCTCTACGCCCTCGGTCAGGAGCTAGCCCCCGCGCCTCCGCTCCCTGACGGCACACCCGCACCGCGCCGCAAGTGGGACCTCGCCCACATGCGCACCCTCTGCGCCGCTCTCGGCGACCCGCAAAACACCTTCCCCAGCGTCCTCATCGCCGGCACCAACGGCAAGGGCAGCACCGCCTCCACCCTGGCGAGCATCCTCTCCGCCGCTGGCTACAAGACCGGCCTCTACACCTCCCCACACCTCTCCCGCGTCAACGAACGCATCCAGATCCTCGACGCTCAACGTACACCGCACAACGTACACCTCGAGATCGCCGACCAAACCTTCGCCCGCCTCTTCTCCCAGGTCGACGACACCGCCGCAGCCTTAATCTCCGAAGAAAAACTCCCCCACCACCCCAGCTTCTTCGAAGTCCTCACCGCGCTCGCCTTCCTCTACTTCGCCGAAGAGCGCGTCGACATCGCGATCCTCGAAGTAGGCCTCGGAGGCCGTCTCGACGCCACCAACGTCGTCGAGCCCCTCCTCTCCGTCATCACCGACATCTCCCTCGACCACCAGGAGTACCTCGGCAACACCATCGCCGAGATCACCCGCGAAAAGGCCGGCATCCTCCGCGCCAACGGCACCCTCATCACCCTCCCCCAGCACCCCGAAGCCAACCAGGCCATCGGCGAAGCCGCCGCTCTCCTAAACCTCATCGCCATCAGCGCCGCCGACTTCATCCCTTCCCAACTCCCACAAATGTCTCGTGGAGAAGAGGAAGCCGTCATCCTGAGCGAAGCGAAGGACCCCGAGAGGCCCGACGCCACCACGACCGTTAGAACCTTTCAGCCACGAACTAAGACGGTTCTCCCCCGCAACCACTACACCCTCACCCTCAACAACGAACCGCTCGAAGTCGACTCGCCCCTCTCCGGCCACCACCAGCAGCGCAACATCGCCCTGGCCATCGCCACCGCAATCGCATTACGTAACCAAAAAAGTTACAATTCGAAAATAGGTAACTCCAAAAGTTACAAAATAGAAGTTCCCGCCATCGAAGCCGGAATCCGCAACACCCGCTGGCCCGGCCGTCTCGAGTTCTTACCCCCAAACCTCCTCCTCGACGTGGCCCACAACCCCGCCGGCGCGTGGACCCTCCGCGCCGCCATCGCCCGGCTTCCCGAAGACCAGCCCCGCACCCTCCTCTTCAGTTGCCTCGGCGACAAAGACCTCACCGAGATGTCCCGCATCCTCTTTCCCCTCTTCGACTCGAGCCAGGGCGAGGGTCGCGAGAAAGACCACATCCTCCTCGCGCCCATCGCCAACCCACGCGCCGCCAAGGTCGAAGACCTCCTCGCCGCCGCGCACGCTCTCGACATCCCCGCCCACGCCGCCCCGCACCTTGCCGGAGCTCTCGCCCAGGCCCGCGCCATCACGCCTCCCGGCGGCCTCATCATCGCCACCGGCTCCGTCTACTTGGTAGGTGCCATCCGCGACCTGGCCCTTGAACCCGCCGCGGAGGAAGCCACGGCGTGACCTCGCGGCCACAAGCGGGCCTTCTCTTCCGGCTCATCACCTACGTCATCCTCGCGCCCCTCGTCGCGATCTCGACGACCTTCTTTGGCTGCATCTCGCTTGTCTGCGGCCTCTGGGACAAGTCCGGCCGCCAGCAGCACTTCGTCGCCCACCTTTGGGCCCGCTCCCTGCTCCGCATCGCCCTCTCTCCCGTCACAGCCGTCGGCCTCGAGCGCATTAAACCCGGCCCCGCCGTCTACGCCTCCAACCACCTCAGTTACTACGACACCCCGGTCCTCTTCGCGACCCTGCCCTTCCAGTTCCGCATCCTCGCCAAACAGGGTTTGTGGAAGGTCCCTTTCATCGGCTGGTACCTGAAT
This Granulicella aggregans DNA region includes the following protein-coding sequences:
- a CDS encoding CRTAC1 family protein; amino-acid sequence: MSGLAAILLTASLTALSQEKITFTNTAPESHLAFTLHSSTSPHRYSIETMTGGIAAFDYDNDGLLDLFFTNGADVPSLEKSNPTFLNRLFHNNGDGTFTDVTEKAGVGGLGYSMGVAAADFDNDGFTDLYVTGVNHNQLLHNNGNGTFTDITTKAGVTGIIPGIGKAWSVTAGWIDYNHDGLLDLFVVNYLNYDLKTAASCSTHKIVTYCSPDDFAGLPNILYRNNGDGTFTDVSKESRVGSYIGKGMGVAFADYDGDGFTDIFVSNDTFPNLLLHNNGDGTFTDQATSAGVAYNQMGKTVAGMGADFRDLDNDGRPDIFHTAMFGDAFPLYRNLGDGQFEDVTSPSGISLSTVKLTGWGTGAFDFDNDGLKDIFTANAAILDNSAIVEHQPYPLPNAIFRNVGSMGSMTFKDVSASAGPAFKLSAPHRGAAFGDFNNDGKIDIAVTVLNGPAELLMNRTEAHNHWIILKLVGVRDGKGGDNRDGLGTQVKITTSRGSQYNEATTATSYNSSSDKRVHFGLGDATLIDTIELRWPTGIHQTLHNIKPDQILTITEHADPKP
- a CDS encoding P-loop NTPase family protein; this encodes MRLGDLLVRAKLVTATQIAQALQLQARQGGRLGDHLVALGAVTHKALEAFLNRMPAEPRDLDSTGIDSKELLTLLLKLIHQNQLESVRQFVDAIKLPATLVKELVKTAVERRFLLARGLRPTDTAMEMSYTMSDEGRRYTLDALQQLRYIGPAPVSLEDFTYQVNLQKLTNETVTIDRVREALRDLQFDNLIVEQVGPALNAGRAMLLYGPPGNGKTSAALRLASLFNDVIYVPYAVTVDGQIITFYDPSIHAHIPGTGPNALASDLDAGDGPSLLRKEAYDLRWIPCRRPFVVAGGELTLEMLELSYDHISHIYEAPLHMKVLGGCFVIDDFGRQLVSPTKLLNRWIVPLESAVDYLKLHTGKSFSVPFDELVIFSTNLEPEDLMDPAFLRRLPYKIEIGAPDLKLFRRIFDNQLEPHGIQIDDEQFHCIVHKIRDEKGLPLAAFQPRFIVDQIVATSRFLGQPVRLEQRFIDYAIDNLCVRRNS
- a CDS encoding bifunctional folylpolyglutamate synthase/dihydrofolate synthase, producing the protein MSHTATPDQAYTHAIDQLYALGQELAPAPPLPDGTPAPRRKWDLAHMRTLCAALGDPQNTFPSVLIAGTNGKGSTASTLASILSAAGYKTGLYTSPHLSRVNERIQILDAQRTPHNVHLEIADQTFARLFSQVDDTAAALISEEKLPHHPSFFEVLTALAFLYFAEERVDIAILEVGLGGRLDATNVVEPLLSVITDISLDHQEYLGNTIAEITREKAGILRANGTLITLPQHPEANQAIGEAAALLNLIAISAADFIPSQLPQMSRGEEEAVILSEAKDPERPDATTTVRTFQPRTKTVLPRNHYTLTLNNEPLEVDSPLSGHHQQRNIALAIATAIALRNQKSYNSKIGNSKSYKIEVPAIEAGIRNTRWPGRLEFLPPNLLLDVAHNPAGAWTLRAAIARLPEDQPRTLLFSCLGDKDLTEMSRILFPLFDSSQGEGREKDHILLAPIANPRAAKVEDLLAAAHALDIPAHAAPHLAGALAQARAITPPGGLIIATGSVYLVGAIRDLALEPAAEEATA